From Quercus lobata isolate SW786 chromosome 1, ValleyOak3.0 Primary Assembly, whole genome shotgun sequence, one genomic window encodes:
- the LOC115979911 gene encoding dehydration-responsive element-binding protein 1B-like — protein MDFESESLSSSSPSSSSQLSTCSPCNPTSCSSSSSSSSQSLLKSHKRKAGRKKFKETRHPIYKGVRQKNGTKWVSEVREPNKKSRIWLGTFPTPEMAARAHDAAALALRGTLAELNFPNSAWLVPRPNSSSAKDIQMAAQKAAEAFKPSDNKKEEKVLEPCLEDTRFMERKKEVIEPEITLEILCESKDNPEQPGTFFLDEEALFNMPGLLESMAEGLILTPPARQRGFDWDDLGCNLDLTLWTD, from the coding sequence ATGGACTTTGAATCTGAGTCTTTGTCTTCCTCATCACCTTCTTCTTCGTCCCAACTTTCTACATGCAGTCCATGCAACCCTACTTCttgttcttcatcttcttcatcctcatcacaatcctTGCTTAAATCCCACAAGCGAAAAGCCGGAAGAAAGAAATTCAAAGAGACCCGTCACCCAATCTATAAGGGTGTTAGGCAAAAAAATGGTACAAAATGGGTTAGTGAAGTTCGTGAACCAAACAAGAAGTCAAGGATTTGGTTAGGTACTTTCCCTACCCCAGAGATGGCTGCTAGGGCACACGATGCAGCTGCCTTGGCACTTCGGGGCACTTTGGCTGAGCTCAATTTTCCTAACTCCGCTTGGCTTGTTCCACGACCCAACTCATCTTCTGCTAAGGATATACAAATGGCTGCTCAAAAAGCTGCCGAGGCTTTTAAGCCAAGTGATAATAAGAAGGAAGAAAAGGTTTTGGAACCTTGTTTAGAGGACACACGATTcatggaaagaaaaaaggaggtTATAGAGCCTGAAATAACACTGGAAATTTTATGTGAGAGTAAGGATAATCCAGAGCAACCTGGGACGTTTTTCTTGGACGAGGAGGCATTGTTCAATATGCCGGGTCTATTGGAAAGCATGGCAGAGGGCTTGATTCTAACACCACCAGCCAGGCAAAGAGGGTTTGATTGGGATGATTTGGGTTGTAACTTGGATTTGACTTTATGGACTGACTAG